A single genomic interval of Aphidius gifuensis isolate YNYX2018 linkage group LG6, ASM1490517v1, whole genome shotgun sequence harbors:
- the LOC122859285 gene encoding uncharacterized protein LOC122859285 gives MSALNCGNSTRINIDMVRQAVEKLQMNRAVVTLMMIAEHLKRFYPIERNIDILKIELKDKLDHAVSIGLLSRCSRDGYCLSTFRHEAYNQKSDLTSFWERYYKKRPGRRLRSMNAQSKKKTESPNQYQYCSDDSSDDYSDNDDF, from the exons atgtcag ctttAAATTGTGGAAATTCCACtcgaataaatattgatatggtACGTCAAGCAGTTGAGAAATTACAGATGAATCGAGCAGTAGTGACTCTTATGATGATTGCTGAACACTTGAAACGATTTTATCCAATTGAAAGAAATATCGATATacttaaaattgaattgaagGACAAACTTGATCATGCTGTTTCTATTGGTTTATTATCAAGATGCAGTCGTGATGGTTATTGTCTCTCAACATTTAGACACGAGGCTTACAATCAAAAAAGTGATTTAACATCATTCTGGGAACGTTATTataaa aaacgTCCTGGTCGTCGTTTAAGATCAATGAATGcacaatctaaaaaaaaaacagaatcaCCAAATCAGTATCAATATTGTAGTGATGATTCCAGTGATGATTACAGTGATAacgatgatttttaa
- the LOC122859287 gene encoding shootin-1 has product MSSNHLSHIPVPKSPRFLATPNKSTLYSLTKNINNINNNNNNNNRNNLNNQSGVSVAAHLASFESLDASVNNTNKSKIKKSIYTTNLRFNNNNNNSIDNNFKNQQRKFDTRRQLFDRKNDNNDNSTSEQNNKYARENQELHVQVREKDEKLEKLRTVSEAVCKEYEQLKRQYEIEMGAMHKAMHQASQWYQQNRHLKRQSQALVSRFLDSSPDALAELYPDQVDNDKDDVEELRQTITELSSEIAKLQTELNSVRLQEFEAQEQAALSNEKWEEEKELRQINDNIIKQSIEHNEKLENVTKLMNEQYQELKNQYEKEKLNTILYKNEIDNIKKERNILAHQSAILMNDTNNDDNLKYINAIQEIENLKRQLEDEKLMNQQKIEQLELKLKDNSKNDEFIIIEEKLKLAEFDLIQERAEIAEAEVERLREIIVNLEEKIDEIENSKVQISPVPAPPPPPPPPPPPLSQQFNDSSNASIKLLTRERLDNRNSAICDMENILGIKKKPCAVPQQPAIDDIINQIKGGRFTLKQTDKQRDDEQRKKRESQTTPPAVSEMLSILGTMRRRASSTRQLYKSSQDFQIQSNQGA; this is encoded by the exons atgtCGTCAAATCACTTGTCACACATTCCAGTACCAAAATCACCAAGATTTTTGGCAACACCAAATAAATCAACACTTTattcattaacaaaaaatattaataatattaataataataataataataataatagaaataatttaaataatcaaagtgGAGTTTCAGTTGCTGCACATTTAGCTTCATTTGAAAGTCTTGATGCCTCAgtcaataatacaaataaatcaaaaattaaaaaatcaatatatacaacaaatttacgttttaataataataacaataatagtattgataataattttaaaaatcaacaaagaaaatttgatACAAGACGTCAattatttgatagaaaaaatgataataatg ataATTCAACAAGTGaacagaataataaatatgcacGTGAAAATCAAGAATTACATGTTCAAGTACgtgaaaaagatgaaaaacttgaaaaattacgtacag tgTCAGAGGCAGTTTGTAAAGAGTATGAACAACTTAAACGTCAATATGAAATTGAAATGGGAGCGATGCACAAAGCTATGCATCAAGCATCACAA tggTACCAACAAAATCGTCACCTAAAAAGACAATCACAAGCATTGGTATCAAGATTTTTAGATTCAAGTCCAGATGCACTTGCTGAATTATATCCAGATCaagttgataatgataaagatGATGTTGAAGAATTACGTCAAACAATAACTGAATTAAGTAGTGAAATAGCAAAGCTACAAACTGAATTAAATTCTGTACGTTTACAAGAATTTGAAGCACAAGAACAAGCAgcattatcaaatgaaaaatgggaagaagaaaaagaattaagacaaataaatgataatattattaaacaatcaattgaacataatgaaaaattagaaaatgttacaaaattaatgaatgaaCAATATCAAgagttaaaaaatcaatatgaaaaagaaaaattaaatacaatattatataaaaatgaaattgataatattaaaaaagaacgTAATATATTAGCACATCAAAGTGCAATATTAATGAATGAtacaaataatgatgataatttaaaatacattaatgcaatacaagaaattgaaaatttaaaaagacaacttgaagatgaaaaattgatgaatcaacaaaaaattgaacaactagaattaaaattaaaagataattctaaaaatgatgaatttataattattgaagaaaaacttaaattagctgaatttgatttaattcaaGAACGTGCTGAAATTGCTGAAGCAGAAGTTGAAAGATTACGAGAAATTATAGTTAATTTAGaggaaaaaattgatgaaattgaaaattccaAAGTTCAAATATCACCAGTACCagcaccaccacctccacctcctccaccaccaccaccattatcacaacaatttaatgattcatcaaatgcatcaattaaattattaactaggGAAAGACTTGACAATCGTAATTCAGCAATTTGtgatatggaaaatattttaggaattaaaaaaaaaccatgtgCAGTTCCTCAACAACCAGCAATTGATGAcattataaatcaaataaaaggAGGAAGATTTACTCTTAAACAAAcagat aAACAACGAGATGATGAACAACGTAAAAAACGTGAATCACAAACAACACCACCAGCTGTATCAGAAATGTTGAGTATACTTGGAACAATGAGAAGACGAGCAAGTTCAACACGtcaattatataaatcatCACAAGATTTTCAAATTCAATCAAATCAAGGTgcttaa